One segment of Octopus sinensis linkage group LG27, ASM634580v1, whole genome shotgun sequence DNA contains the following:
- the LOC118768139 gene encoding zinc finger protein 681-like: protein MNPQEMTKERKKLSHQCDICKKTFSNKGNLNVHKFIHAGEKQYYCDICGKSFSQKSHLTSHKYIHTGEKRYRCDICGKSFFQKVHLTSHKYIHTGEKPYHCDIYGNSFSDKCHLSSHKYIHTGEKPYHCDICGKSFSHKHILTSHISIHTGEKPYQCDICGKSFSDKSNLTKHKYIHTGEKPHQCDVCGMSFSQKSNLDSHKYIHTGEKPYQCDICGKSCSQKSNLDSHKYIHTGEKPHQCDVCGMSFSRRRYLDSHKHIHTGEKPYQCRICGKSFSQKHSLTHHKSIHTGEKLYV from the coding sequence atgaatcctcaagagatgacaaaagaaagaaaaaagttatcacaccaatgtgatatctgtaaaaagacaTTTTCTAATAAGGGAAATCTCAATGTTCACAAATTCATTCATGCAGGGGAGAAACAATattactgtgatatttgtggaaaatcattctctcagaaaagtCACCTTAcctctcacaaatacattcatacaggagagaaacggtatcgctgtgatatttgtggaaagTCATTCTTTCAGAAGGTTCACCTTacttctcacaaatacattcatacaggagagaaaccatatcactgtgatatctatggaaattcattcTCTGATAAATGTCACCTTtcttctcacaaatacattcacacaggtgagaaaccatatcactgtgatatttgtggtaaatcattctcccataaGCACATCCTTACTTCTCAcatatccattcatacaggagagaaaccttatcagtgtgatatttgtggtaaatcattctctgataaaaGTAACCttactaaacacaaatacattcatacaggagagaaacctcatcaatgtgatgtctgtggaatgtcattctctcaaaaaagtaaCCTTGAttctcataaatacattcatacaggtgagaaaccatatcagtgtgatatttgtggtaaatcatgcTCTCAAAAAAGTAACCTTGattctcataaatatattcatacaggagagaaacctcatcaatgtgatgtctgtggaatGTCATTCTCTCGAAGACGTTACcttgattctcacaaacacattcatacaggagagaaaccatatcaatgtcgtatttgtggtaaatcattctcccagaAGCATAGCCTTACtcatcacaaatccattcatactggagagaaactgtatgtgtga